A region of the Corynebacterium falsenii genome:
CCCGCGGCCGCCGCCGTTGCTGCGATCACCGTGTCCATCCTGCGCGTGGTGTTCTAAGCACTACCTTCAACGCTCAAGCGCTAGCTCACCGCAAAGCCCGCCACCAGCCTTCCCATCGGGGAAGAGCGGTGGCGGGCTTTGCTATTCCGTGCCTCGCTGTGCCTCGCTGTGCGTTACTGTGCCCCCAGCCGACCTCCAGCCGGCCCCCAGCCGGCCGAGCTGCCGAACTAGAAGCTCATGTCTCCACTGCCGCCGAAGCCGCCGCCATCGAAGCCGCCGCCGCCTCCGAATCCGCCGCCGAAGCCACCACCGTAGCCGCCGAATCCGCCGAAGCCACCGTGGCCACTCAACAGCGAGCCCAGCACCAAGCCGGTGAGCATTCCGTTGCCACCGCCGCCGTAGCCGCCGGAGTTGTGGCGATTGAACCGGTCGATATCGTCACGTGCCGACATCAGCGCCTGGTTCGCCAACTGGCTGGCCTGCTGAGCTGCAAGGAACGCCTGCTTGGGATCCTTCGTGCGTAGATCGTAGGCCGCGTTCAGGGCATCCCGCGCCGCTTGCGCCGCCGTGCGGGTATCTACGCCGATGATGCTGCGGCGGTTGCGGATCGTGTCCTCCACGCCCTTGAGCCGCTGCTCCACGTCGGTGATGGTGCGATCCACCATTTCCACGGTGCGCCGGAAATCGTTGGCTGCCCCGCGCGCTTCGTCGAGCTGAATGTCCAGCGCACCGTCTGCCTCGAGCAGTGCAGAGTAGCATCCCAGCGGGTCCTTGTCGCCGCGCTCCCGCGCCTGCTGTAAAGCCTGCTGAGCCTGGGCAACGGCACCATCCAGTGCTTGCTGGTTGACGCTCGCGCTGGAATTGCGCAGCTGCCCGGCCTCGCCGATTTCCTGCTCGACTTCCGTGATGAGGGCACCCAGGTTCGTCCTCGCCGCAGTGAGGTGATCCTCGGCCTCCTCCACCGCCACGAGCTGCGAATCGGCCTGCTGGATGGCCATGCGCGCCGCGCCCAAAGCGTCAACAAGTCCGCCCTGCTGGCCCGCCGGGCGGCTCAGCAGTTGCCGTGCCTTGTCGATGGCCGCCTCAGCCTGCTTGATCTCCTCTTCCGCGATCTGCGGGTTGTGCTCGATGGAGGTCAACAGTTCCGGGTCCACGCGGGTCTTGAGATCTTCCAAGATCGCCTCAGCCCCAGGAATGCGGCTGCGTAGCGACACGGTCATCTGCACGAGCTTGTCCGCGTCCTCGGGCGCGTGGATGAGCTTCTGGCGCAGCTGCTCAAACCGATCGGCCTGCTCGTCCAGATTCTTATCGGCCGAGCCGCAACTGGAGATGATGTCGATCAGCAGCGCGCGCTCCTCATCCTCGGTGCTGACTAGTCCAGACCGGATGCGCTGATGCTTCCCGTAGGCCTTGTTCAGCGTGGTGCGGCTGTGGGCGAGCGCCTTTGCCAGATCGGCGGTGCGGGTTTCACCGAACTCCCCAACGGCGACGCCCAACTCCTCCTCGCCCTTGCGGATCGATTCGTCGGTACTACCCAGTTCCTCCTGCGCGAGCGTGCGCAACACGGGGGTGGGCTGCTGGGCGAGATCGGTTGTGGCATCCGGCTCAATCGTCCGGGCCGCCTCGAGCTGCTCCTTGTCCTGCTGGCGGCGGCGCTTCTTCGACCAGATTACGGCACCGGCGCCACCACCGAGAAGCACCACCGCACCGGCGCCCATCCAGACCTTCGAGCTGGCGGAGGTCTTCTTTGCCACCGCATCGGCGGCGTCCTGGGCACCTTGAGTGAAATCGCCGTTGGTAAAGGACTTCTGGGCGGCGTTGAGAATATCCTTCGCTTCGGAGTCGCGCACGTCCGAGCCGACTGCCCAGCCGGCCTGGGAATTCTTGGTGTCTACCACCATGATCATCACGTTGGACGTGTTGTTTTGCTGCCGAAGCTGCTCGGCGTAGACCTTCACGCCACCGGGAGCGTCGGTGACGAAGACCTCGTATAGCTTGATGTTGGACTTGCTGATGCCTTCCTTCAGCGCAGATTCGATCTCGCCTTTCTGCGAGCCCTTGATCACGCCAGCGTCGTCAACGAGCTGTGAGTTCAGCATCACAGGCGTTGCGGCGTCAACTACAAAAGAGGTGGGGGACACGGCGGCCGGGAGCAGGCCAGACCCGATCCCAACGAGACCGGCGATGGCCAGCGAAGCGGCACAGCGGGGAAGAAAATTCGCGCTCATGCAGCCCACCTTAACGGAAAATCGCATCGGGACAGCGTATGGTGCAAACCATGCGCTTTCTCTCTCAGGGTATTGGTTGGATCGTCAGATCCATCGTCTACCTCGTGTTTGGCACGCTGCTGGTCGCGGCTTTGATCGCCACGGCAACGGCAGCGCATGTGTGGTACTTCGCAAGGCAGGACAACCACGACCACGCGAACACGATTTTCGTGCTCGGCGCTGCGCAATACGACGGACGCCCCAGCGAGTGGCTGGCCGCCCGGCTGCAGCATGCGGCGGACCTCTACGAGGAGGGCGTGGCACCCACGATCGTAACCGTCGGCGGTAAGAGGGAAGGCGACCGATTCACCGAAGCGCAGGCGGGCAAGGACTACCTGGTCAACACTCTCGACGTGCCGTCCAGCGCGGTGGTGGAGGTCAATGAGGGCGTGGACACGCTCACCTCCGCTGAGGCGTTCGCCACGATGGCGCGCGACAATGGATGGACGAGCGCGGTCGTTGTTACTGACCCTGCCCACAGCCTGCGTGCCACCCGCATGGTGCAGGATCAGGGCATCATCGCGTGGGGCTCGCCCACCCGCCAGGGGCCTAGCGTGGCGACCCGCAGCGCGCAGTTCAACAGCATCCTCCACGAGACCGGCGGCATGCTCTACTACGAAGTGATCGAGCGGGAGCGCCCGGGCCTGCGGATCAACGCCGGTTCCGCTGAGCCCGTTATCAACGCTCTTCGGAGTTCGACGCCATGGTGACCCCTTACCGCTACACCGACCATGACCGCGCGAGGATGCTGGGTGTGCCGGCGAAAACGCTGGGCTTGCCCGGGGCAGTGACCGATGGTCGCGATGACTTTGACCGCGATCGCGCCAGGGTGCTGCACTCGGCGGCGCTGCGGCGACTGGCGGATAAGACGCAGGTGGTGGGGCCCGGATCGGGGGATACGCCGCGGACCCGGCTGACGCACTCGCTCGAGGTCGCGCAGATCGCGCGGGGGATCGGAAAGACACTCGGCGCCGACCCGGACCTCACGGAGCTGGCGGGGTTGAGCCACGACATTGGCCACCCGCCGTACGGGCACAACGGTGAGCGGGCACTAGACGAGGCGGCGGCAGACTGCGGTGGTTTCGAGGGCAACGCGCAGACGCTGCGGATCCTGTGCCGACTGGAGCCGAAGGCGCTGGATGGCGAGGGGCGATCGTATGGTCTCAACCTCACGCGCGCCAGCTTGGATGCGGCGTGCAAGTACCCGTGGGGGCCGGTGGCGGCCGATGGCACTCGGCGGCGGAAATACTCCGCATACGCCGACGACCTGCCCGTGCTGGAGTGGGCCCGCGAAGGCGCGCCGGGGGAGCGGCGGTGCCTGGAAGCGCAGATTATGGACTGGTCAGACGACGTGGCTTACTCGGTGCACGACGTCGAGGACGGCATCTTGTCCGGCCGCATTAGCTTGGAGGTGCTGTGGGACCTCGTGGAGCTGGCTGCCCTGGCGGAGAAGGGAGCGGCCGCGTTTGGCGGCACCCCGGAGGAGCTGCTGGCCGCGGCTGATCGGCTGCGCGCCATGACGTTGGTGAGCCGCGCGGCGGACTTCCACGGGTCGCTGGCGGATCTGGCGGGGTTGAAGGCCATGACCTCCGAGCTGGTCTCGCGGTTTGTGACTGCTGCGGTGAGTAGCACGAAGAAGGCGTTTCCCGGTGGGGGCGTGGGTCGGTACGCGGCCGATCTCGTGGTGCCGGAGAGCGTGCAGGCGGAGGTGACGCTGCTGAAGTCCGTGGCCGTGCTGTACGTGATGGACGAGCAGCAGCACTTGGCGAATCAGGAGCGGCAGCGGGATCGGATCTTCCGCGTGACGGACTTCCTGTGGCGCAGCGGAGCGGGGGCGCTGGATCCACAGTTCGCAGCGTGGTTCGAGGCGGCGGGCTCAGATGCGGAGGCGAAGCGGGTGGTGATTGACCAGGTGGCGTCGCTGACGGAATCGCGGTTGGAGCGGCTGGATAAGCAGGCTGGGGGCATGAGCGCCGCGTGGGCCTAGGCTGAATCTGGCCTGGGGCCAAAAACCCGAAACGGTGAATGTGAGTCGGAAATCACATTTTCCCGTTTAGATTGTTCAACAATTTATCAGTTATAGTGTTCAACATCTTGATGGAAGTTAGTGCGCACTAACAGCCCCTCTGGCATTCGCAGTGTCGCCAGAGGGCCATCGAGACCTCGCACTCCGTTGCACGGCCTTGCACGGCCATGCGCTCCATCGCAAGCTCTCGCATTTCCCCTCACGATGTGCCACACCCCTCAGGTCACTCAATTTCAGCGGTCCGCAGGCCCCTTAAGGCGCTAGCTGCCCTAGCGACCGCGCCAACCCACAAACCATAGAAAGCAGAAAAGTAGATTTGGCTCCGAAGCCCTCACCGTGGGCACGAACCCGTTCCACCATCTCGCACGCGAGCTCGCAGGTTCGCTCTGTCCGCCACTGGCCCCTCGCCGGTGCCATCGTCCTAGGTCTGTGTGCCACCTGGCTCATCCCGCAGGGAGTGTCCGCCATGGTGGGTACCCACGAAAAGACCACCGGCGCGAACGACACCGTCACCATCGCCGCAGCAGATTCCACAGTGTCCTTCACCGCACCTGAAGGCTGGACCTTCCCGACCTCCCGCAAGGCGTCGGCGGCCACCTTCACGAAGGGTGACCGCACCGTCTCCGTCGAACTCGTCGGCGGAGTCACCGATGCCTCCGCCGCCCAGCAACGCCGCAAGGCCGCGCTCGAGCGCGATGGCATCAGCGCCTCCTTCACCGACCAGACCCGCCGCGGTGGCGCGGGGTTCACCGGCAAGGGTTGCATCGCAGTTAAGCCCACCGCCAACACCGTCGGCGACTGCGCAGTAGTCACCAGCGGCTCGCAGGTCGTCTCCATCGTCTCGCTCGGCCCGAACCAGGCCAGCGCCTACGACATCCAGCCGCTGCTCGATTCCCTGTACACCGGCACCACCAACACCCAGAACGATTCCCGCCCGTCGGACAACCAGGAGGCGAAGTAAATGACCACCTCGATGAACACCCCCACGCCTTCCATGCCCTCCAAGCCCTCCATGCCCTCCATGCCCTCCAATTCCGCCATTACATCCACCCCCGAGCGCGCGTTCTTCCATCCGACCAACGCCCTCTGGTGGCTCTACTGCCTCGCCGTCGGCCTCGGCACGATCTACCTCGTTGCCGCCGTAGTGCCCGCGTTGAGCTCCACGCAGCTCGCAGTCGGCACCGTGCTGCCGCTCATCGCCGTCACAGCGGTCATCTTCGGCCTGGTCATCCTCGTCCTTGACCCGTTTGGCGCTCGCTCCGGCTGGCTCCTGCTCGCAGGCGCGGTGGCTGGTGGAACGATTGCCACCGCCGTGTCCCTCAAAGGCAACGAGTACATCTACGCCACCGTCCCACAGATCCTCGGCGCGCAGGCCGGTTCCGCGTGGGAATCGGCGTTGGCCGGCCCCATGACGGAGGAATGGTCCAAGGGCCTGTGCATCCTCCTCATCATGCTCATCGCCGGGGCAGCGGTGGCTCGCCCCATCCATGGCCTGCTCATCGGCGCGTTCGTGGGCTTGGGTTTCCAGATCGTGGAGAACATCATCTACGCAGCCAATGGCGCTTTCGATAACGCCAACAGCGACCTCTCCGGCGCCTGGTCCACCACGATCCTGCGCTCCATCATTGGCGTGAGCTCGCACTGGGTGTGGTCTGCGATCGCCGGTGTCGGCGTGGCGATCATTCTCGGCCGCATCTGGGGTCGTTTCCGCACCGGGCTCCTCACCGCCGTCGGCCTAATTGTCCTCGGCTGGTTCCTGCATTTCTTCTGGAATATGCCCATCGGCTCCGGCCCGGTCGGCATGCTCGTTAAGGCTGTCCTCACGCTGACCGCTCTGGCTTTCGTCGTGCGGTGGGTGTGGAAGCAGGAGCGGGATTTTCTCACCGAGGTTCCTTCGTCCGTCGACGCCACCAGGCTCCCCAACCCCACTCCGGCTATGGGAGATCACGAGGCCCGGTAACTCAGTGAGCGCCTAGCGAGACGCTGGCTGCGGGATGGTGCAGAAGCTCTCGAAGTGGTCCGAGCTGTAGTACCACACCTCGGGGCGGGTATCGGACCCGCCGCCGACCACGATGCGGCGCTCGCCACGGTGGTTGAGCCCGGGAGTTTTCACCGTGTACTCGCGGTAGAAGCTGGACGGTTCCTTCGGGAGCCGTCCTTCGTAGTTTCCGAAGTGCTTGCCGTCGTTCGGGCCGTCGTCCGGCGGCGCACCGGTGAGGATATCGTCGATCTGCTTTTGGGCTTCCTTCGGCAGGGAGTTGTACGGGCAGGAGTCCTTCGGCGAGCCCTTCTGCGAGCCCTTCTGCGAACCACTGTGTGAACCAGGCTTAGCAGTGGAGCTGGCGACCGTGCTGGAGGCAGAGTTCGAGCCGTTGCTGTGCCCGTCGTCTGACTGAGTACCGAACCAGCCCAGCGCCGCAGCAATGGGAACCGCGACACCAATGAGGGCCGTGAGCCCCTTTTTCTTGCCTCCGCCTTTTCCCGACCCTCCGCTTCCTCCGCCGTTGCGGCCGGACCGGTTGGTCGATCGATTCGAGTTGTGTGACGATGCGCCCTTCGATGCCATGGGGGAATTAAACCACAGGCTGAGCGCTGCCCGTCTTCACCGGGGTAATGGGTAGACGCAACGCAGCGGGTGCGCTCGGCGGCACC
Encoded here:
- a CDS encoding TPM domain-containing protein: MSANFLPRCAASLAIAGLVGIGSGLLPAAVSPTSFVVDAATPVMLNSQLVDDAGVIKGSQKGEIESALKEGISKSNIKLYEVFVTDAPGGVKVYAEQLRQQNNTSNVMIMVVDTKNSQAGWAVGSDVRDSEAKDILNAAQKSFTNGDFTQGAQDAADAVAKKTSASSKVWMGAGAVVLLGGGAGAVIWSKKRRRQQDKEQLEAARTIEPDATTDLAQQPTPVLRTLAQEELGSTDESIRKGEEELGVAVGEFGETRTADLAKALAHSRTTLNKAYGKHQRIRSGLVSTEDEERALLIDIISSCGSADKNLDEQADRFEQLRQKLIHAPEDADKLVQMTVSLRSRIPGAEAILEDLKTRVDPELLTSIEHNPQIAEEEIKQAEAAIDKARQLLSRPAGQQGGLVDALGAARMAIQQADSQLVAVEEAEDHLTAARTNLGALITEVEQEIGEAGQLRNSSASVNQQALDGAVAQAQQALQQARERGDKDPLGCYSALLEADGALDIQLDEARGAANDFRRTVEMVDRTITDVEQRLKGVEDTIRNRRSIIGVDTRTAAQAARDALNAAYDLRTKDPKQAFLAAQQASQLANQALMSARDDIDRFNRHNSGGYGGGGNGMLTGLVLGSLLSGHGGFGGFGGYGGGFGGGFGGGGGFDGGGFGGSGDMSF
- a CDS encoding YdcF family protein; amino-acid sequence: MRFLSQGIGWIVRSIVYLVFGTLLVAALIATATAAHVWYFARQDNHDHANTIFVLGAAQYDGRPSEWLAARLQHAADLYEEGVAPTIVTVGGKREGDRFTEAQAGKDYLVNTLDVPSSAVVEVNEGVDTLTSAEAFATMARDNGWTSAVVVTDPAHSLRATRMVQDQGIIAWGSPTRQGPSVATRSAQFNSILHETGGMLYYEVIERERPGLRINAGSAEPVINALRSSTPW
- a CDS encoding deoxyguanosinetriphosphate triphosphohydrolase produces the protein MVTPYRYTDHDRARMLGVPAKTLGLPGAVTDGRDDFDRDRARVLHSAALRRLADKTQVVGPGSGDTPRTRLTHSLEVAQIARGIGKTLGADPDLTELAGLSHDIGHPPYGHNGERALDEAAADCGGFEGNAQTLRILCRLEPKALDGEGRSYGLNLTRASLDAACKYPWGPVAADGTRRRKYSAYADDLPVLEWAREGAPGERRCLEAQIMDWSDDVAYSVHDVEDGILSGRISLEVLWDLVELAALAEKGAAAFGGTPEELLAAADRLRAMTLVSRAADFHGSLADLAGLKAMTSELVSRFVTAAVSSTKKAFPGGGVGRYAADLVVPESVQAEVTLLKSVAVLYVMDEQQHLANQERQRDRIFRVTDFLWRSGAGALDPQFAAWFEAAGSDAEAKRVVIDQVASLTESRLERLDKQAGGMSAAWA
- a CDS encoding PrsW family intramembrane metalloprotease, translated to MTTSMNTPTPSMPSKPSMPSMPSNSAITSTPERAFFHPTNALWWLYCLAVGLGTIYLVAAVVPALSSTQLAVGTVLPLIAVTAVIFGLVILVLDPFGARSGWLLLAGAVAGGTIATAVSLKGNEYIYATVPQILGAQAGSAWESALAGPMTEEWSKGLCILLIMLIAGAAVARPIHGLLIGAFVGLGFQIVENIIYAANGAFDNANSDLSGAWSTTILRSIIGVSSHWVWSAIAGVGVAIILGRIWGRFRTGLLTAVGLIVLGWFLHFFWNMPIGSGPVGMLVKAVLTLTALAFVVRWVWKQERDFLTEVPSSVDATRLPNPTPAMGDHEAR
- a CDS encoding ribonuclease domain-containing protein; protein product: MASKGASSHNSNRSTNRSGRNGGGSGGSGKGGGKKKGLTALIGVAVPIAAALGWFGTQSDDGHSNGSNSASSTVASSTAKPGSHSGSQKGSQKGSPKDSCPYNSLPKEAQKQIDDILTGAPPDDGPNDGKHFGNYEGRLPKEPSSFYREYTVKTPGLNHRGERRIVVGGGSDTRPEVWYYSSDHFESFCTIPQPASR